The following coding sequences lie in one Pseudomonas sp. SL4(2022) genomic window:
- the fdhA gene encoding formaldehyde dehydrogenase, glutathione-independent, translating into MSGNRGVVYLGAGKVEVQKIDYPKMQDPRGRKIEHGVILRVVSTNICGSDQHMVRGRTTAQTGLVLGHEITGEVIEKGRDVENLKIGDLVSVPFNVACGRCRSCKEQHTGVCLSVNPARAGGAYGYVDMGDWTGGQAEYAMVPYADFNLLKLPDRDRAMEKIRDLTCLSDILPTGYHGAVTAGVGPGSTVYIAGAGPVGLAAAASARLLGAAVVIVGDVNPVRLAHAKAVGFEIADLSQDTPLHEQIAALLGEPEVDCAVDAVGFEARGHGHAGVQHEAPATVLNSLMGVVRVAGKIGIPGLYVTEDPGAVDAAAKIGSLSIRFGLGWAKSHSFHTGQTPVMKYNRQLMQAIMWDRINIAEVVGVQVISLDDAPRGYGEFDAGVPKKFVIDPHKLFSAA; encoded by the coding sequence ATGTCTGGTAATCGTGGCGTCGTCTATCTCGGCGCTGGCAAGGTCGAAGTGCAGAAAATCGACTATCCAAAAATGCAGGACCCGCGCGGTCGCAAGATCGAGCACGGGGTCATCCTGCGTGTGGTCTCCACCAATATCTGCGGCTCCGACCAGCACATGGTCCGCGGCCGCACCACGGCGCAAACCGGCCTGGTGCTGGGTCACGAAATCACCGGCGAGGTGATCGAGAAGGGCCGCGACGTGGAAAACCTGAAAATTGGTGATCTGGTCTCGGTGCCGTTCAACGTCGCCTGCGGCCGCTGCCGTTCGTGCAAAGAACAACACACGGGCGTGTGCCTGTCGGTCAATCCGGCACGTGCTGGCGGTGCTTATGGCTATGTCGACATGGGCGACTGGACCGGCGGTCAGGCCGAATACGCCATGGTGCCGTACGCCGACTTCAACCTGCTGAAACTGCCGGATCGCGACAGGGCCATGGAGAAGATCCGCGACCTCACCTGCCTGTCCGACATCCTGCCCACCGGCTACCACGGCGCGGTGACGGCCGGCGTTGGCCCTGGCAGCACGGTGTATATCGCCGGTGCCGGCCCGGTCGGTCTGGCTGCGGCTGCCTCGGCACGCTTGCTCGGTGCGGCCGTGGTGATTGTCGGTGACGTCAACCCGGTGCGCCTGGCCCACGCCAAGGCAGTGGGCTTCGAGATTGCCGACCTGTCGCAAGACACCCCGCTGCACGAACAGATCGCGGCACTGCTGGGCGAGCCGGAAGTCGATTGTGCGGTGGATGCGGTGGGCTTCGAGGCCCGTGGCCACGGCCATGCAGGCGTGCAACACGAAGCGCCGGCCACGGTGCTCAACTCGTTGATGGGTGTGGTGCGGGTCGCCGGCAAGATCGGCATTCCCGGTCTGTATGTCACCGAAGATCCGGGCGCGGTGGACGCCGCTGCCAAAATCGGCAGCCTGAGCATCCGCTTTGGCCTCGGCTGGGCCAAATCCCACAGCTTCCACACCGGCCAGACCCCGGTGATGAAGTACAACCGCCAGTTGATGCAGGCGATCATGTGGGACCGTATCAATATCGCCGAAGTGGTGGGCGTGCAGGTCATCAGCCTGGACGACGCGCCGCGTGGTTACGGCGAGTTCGATGCCGGCGTGCCGAAGAAATTCGTGATTGATCCGCACAAGCTGTTCAGCGCGGCTTGA
- the purU gene encoding formyltetrahydrofolate deformylase: MSRTPDTWILTAHCPSVLGTVDAVTRFLFEQRCYVTEHHSFDDRLSSRFFIRVEFRQPDDFDEQAFRAGLNDRLSAFGMQVELTPPGYRAKVVLMVSKADHCLNDLLYRQRIGHLAMDVVAVVSNHPDLEPLACWHDIPYYHFPLDPADKPAQERKVLQVIEDTGAELVVLARYMQVLSPELCRQLDGWAINIHHSLLPGFKGAKPYHQAYEKGVKLVGATAHYINNDLDEGPIITQGVEPVDHAHYPEDLIAKGRDIECQTLAKAIGYHLERRVFLNDGRTVVLHA, translated from the coding sequence ATGAGCCGCACCCCCGACACCTGGATTCTCACCGCCCACTGCCCGAGCGTGCTCGGCACGGTGGATGCGGTGACACGCTTTCTGTTCGAGCAGCGCTGCTATGTCACCGAGCACCACTCCTTCGATGATCGCCTGTCGTCGCGCTTTTTTATCCGTGTGGAATTCCGCCAGCCGGATGACTTCGATGAGCAGGCCTTTCGCGCCGGGCTGAATGATCGCCTGAGCGCTTTCGGCATGCAGGTCGAACTGACCCCGCCGGGCTATCGCGCGAAAGTGGTGCTGATGGTCAGCAAGGCCGACCATTGCCTGAATGACCTGCTCTACCGCCAGCGTATCGGCCATCTGGCCATGGACGTGGTGGCGGTGGTGTCCAACCACCCGGATCTGGAGCCGCTGGCATGCTGGCACGACATCCCCTATTACCACTTCCCGCTCGACCCGGCAGACAAGCCCGCGCAAGAGCGCAAAGTGCTGCAGGTGATCGAAGACACGGGCGCCGAGCTGGTGGTGCTTGCCCGTTATATGCAGGTGCTGTCGCCCGAACTGTGCCGCCAGCTGGATGGCTGGGCGATCAATATTCACCACTCGCTGCTGCCCGGTTTCAAAGGCGCCAAGCCTTATCACCAGGCCTATGAGAAGGGCGTCAAGCTGGTCGGCGCCACTGCCCATTACATCAACAACGACCTCGACGAAGGGCCGATCATCACCCAGGGCGTAGAACCGGTGGACCATGCCCACTACCCCGAAGACCTGATCGCCAAGGGCCGCGACATCGAGTGCCAGACCCTGGCCAAAGCCATCGGCTATCACCTTGAACGCCGTGTCTTCCTCAATGACGGCCGCACAGTGGTGCTGCACGCCTAA
- a CDS encoding sarcosine oxidase subunit gamma: MSNLINVYQQRPAAAHAESPLFHAGLAQLAGKGSTSAGVTVREKKLLGHLTLRGDAKDPAFAGGVHKALGLELPSALTVVSAGDTSLQWLAPDEWLLIVPGGSEFAVEQKLREALEGQHISIVNVSGGQTLLELSGPKVREVLMKSTSYDVHPSNFPVGKAVGTHFAKSQLVIRHTGEDTWELLIRRSFSDYFWLWLQDASAEYGLAIKA; the protein is encoded by the coding sequence ATGTCTAACTTGATCAACGTTTATCAGCAACGCCCGGCTGCGGCGCATGCCGAATCGCCTCTGTTCCACGCCGGCCTTGCACAGCTGGCGGGTAAAGGCTCTACCAGCGCCGGGGTGACGGTGCGCGAGAAGAAATTGCTCGGTCACCTGACCCTGCGCGGTGACGCCAAGGACCCGGCGTTTGCCGGTGGTGTGCACAAGGCGCTGGGGCTGGAGCTGCCGTCGGCGCTGACAGTGGTAAGCGCCGGCGACACCTCGCTGCAATGGCTGGCACCGGATGAATGGCTGCTGATTGTGCCGGGCGGCAGCGAGTTCGCGGTCGAGCAGAAGCTGCGCGAGGCGCTGGAGGGCCAGCACATCTCGATCGTCAATGTCAGCGGCGGGCAGACCCTGCTGGAACTGAGCGGGCCGAAGGTGCGTGAAGTGCTGATGAAGTCCACCAGCTATGACGTGCACCCGAGCAACTTCCCGGTCGGCAAGGCGGTGGGCACCCACTTCGCCAAGTCGCAATTGGTAATCCGCCACACCGGCGAAGACACCTGGGAACTGCTGATCCGCCGCAGCTTCTCCGACTACTTCTGGCTGTGGCTGCAGGACGCCAGCGCCGAATACGGCTTGGCGATCAAAGCCTGA